Part of the Geoalkalibacter ferrihydriticus DSM 17813 genome is shown below.
GCCGCAGTAGCGACCGGCCAACCTTGGGAGATATCCTCTATGCGTAACAACATCGTGCACATCGGTGCAGGCGAATTGACCTACGAAATACGCGCCATTGTTGACATTGCCGAAAAGCTCAATAAGCTCGGCATTAAGACCAATATGGAAAATATCGGCGACCCGGTGGCCAAGGGGGAAAAGATTCCGGCCTGGATGAAAAAAATTGTTGCCGACCTGGCCATGCAGGATTGTTCTTACGGCTACTGCGCCACCAAGGGGCTACTCGAAACGCGCCAGTTTCTTGCCGAGATGACCAATGCTCGCGGCAAGACCCAGATTACCGCAGAAGACATCATTTTTTTCAACGGATTGGGCGATGCCATCCAGAAAGTCTACGGGCTACTACGGCGTGAGGCGCGCGTTATCGGCCCCTCCCCTACGTATTCAACCCACTCCTCGGGCGAGGCGGCTCACGCCGGACAACGCCCCGTGACCTATCGCCTGGATCCCGACAACAACTGGTATCCCGACCTCGATGATCTGCGTCTTTCGGTCAAATATAACCCCGCCATCAGCGGCATTCTCATCATTAATCCCGACAATCCCACCGGCGCGGTCTATCCCGAGCGCATCCTCAAGGAAATCGTGGGTATTGCCAGGGAATACGACCTGTTTATCATCTGCGACGAGATCTATCACAACCTGGTCTATAACGGTGAATCGACCAAGCCGCTTTCTGATCTAATCGGCGAGGTGCCTGCCATCGCCATGAAGGGCATCAGCAAGGAGCTGCCCTGGCCGGGATCGCGCTGTGGCTGGATCGAGGTGTACAACGCTGAACGCGATCCCATGTTTAAGCGCTATATCCAGAGTATCCTTGATTCGAAGATGGTGGAGGTCTGCTCGACCACCCTGCCCCAAAAGGCGATACCGCCTATTCTGAGCCACCCGGAATATTCCAAGTACCTGGATTTGCGCAGGGCCCGCTACGAGCGCCACTCCAACATCGCCTACGACATCCTCAAAGAGGTGCCGGGCATTCAGGTCAATCGCACCAACGGCGCCTTTTACATGAGCGTGGCGTTCAAGCCCGATCAGTTGACCTCTAAGCAGAGTCTACCCATCGCCAACCCCGAGGTGAAGGAGCTGGTGGAGCATCTGGTGAATCAGCCGGGAATCTCCCTCGACAAGCGCTTTGTCTATTACCTGCTGGCCGCGACAGGCATTTGCGTAGTACCGCTGTCCTCCTTCTGTACCCCGGAGAGAGGTTTTCGCATCACCCTGCTCGAGCTTGACGAAAAGGAATTTACTGCTATTTTCAGAACCATTGCGGCAACGATTACTGAGTATCTTAATTCCTGAGGCTGGCGGACCCTTGCATCCCATTGTTCTTTCGCCGGAAAGTGATATGTTTTCCCCATGACAACCTTGGCGAAAGAAGGTCTGGATACACCGGTCAGCGGTACAGATGCGCTGATCGCCTACTTGGCGGCAAGTGCGCGCCCCGCTGAGCGCTGGGGCATAGGCGTTGAGTCAGAAAAGCTGGTGATTGATGCGCAAAGCGGCGAAGCCGCTGAATTTGCGCGCATCGAGGCCCTGTTGGGTCGCCTGGAGGGTCGCGCGGGCTGGTTGGGGATTCGTGAAGAAGGACGTCTGATCGCCCTGCACAGCGCGACCTCGTCCGTGACCCTGGAGCCGGGCGGCCAGTTGGAGCTTTCCGGCGAACTCTGCCCCGATATTCATTGCTGTTATGGTGATTTTGCCCGTCACCATGAGGCGGTGGCGGCCGAGGCGGCGGACTTGGGCCTGGCGTTTCTGGGGCTCGGCACTCAGCCGTTCACACCCTTGGAGAACATCGGATGGGTGCCCAAGGACCGCTATCGCATCATGGGGCCCTACATGCGTCGCACCGGCGACCTGGGCCAGGCGATGATGAAGCAGAGCGCCGGCTTGCAGGTCAATCTTGATTTTTCCGACGAGGTCGACTGGATTGCCAAGGTACGCGTCGGCCTGTTGCTGGCACCGGTATTTTACGCTCTCTTTGCCAATTCGCCCCTGCTCGCCGGACGACCCAGCGGCTTTCTCTCTACCCGCGGTGAAATCTGGGCGCGCACCGACCCTGAACGGACCGGGTTGTTGCCGGAGATTTTTCAGGAAGATGCCGGCTACGCCAGCTTCGTCGACTATGCCCTCGACGTGCCCATGTATTTTATCCACCGCCAGGGCCGCTATATTGCCCTGACCGCTGAGCGCCTGCCATTTCGCCGATACCTGGAGAAAGGCTGGGGTGAGTATCGGGCTACCCTGGGGGATTG
Proteins encoded:
- a CDS encoding pyridoxal phosphate-dependent aminotransferase, with amino-acid sequence MRNNIVHIGAGELTYEIRAIVDIAEKLNKLGIKTNMENIGDPVAKGEKIPAWMKKIVADLAMQDCSYGYCATKGLLETRQFLAEMTNARGKTQITAEDIIFFNGLGDAIQKVYGLLRREARVIGPSPTYSTHSSGEAAHAGQRPVTYRLDPDNNWYPDLDDLRLSVKYNPAISGILIINPDNPTGAVYPERILKEIVGIAREYDLFIICDEIYHNLVYNGESTKPLSDLIGEVPAIAMKGISKELPWPGSRCGWIEVYNAERDPMFKRYIQSILDSKMVEVCSTTLPQKAIPPILSHPEYSKYLDLRRARYERHSNIAYDILKEVPGIQVNRTNGAFYMSVAFKPDQLTSKQSLPIANPEVKELVEHLVNQPGISLDKRFVYYLLAATGICVVPLSSFCTPERGFRITLLELDEKEFTAIFRTIAATITEYLNS
- a CDS encoding glutamate--cysteine ligase, which produces MTTLAKEGLDTPVSGTDALIAYLAASARPAERWGIGVESEKLVIDAQSGEAAEFARIEALLGRLEGRAGWLGIREEGRLIALHSATSSVTLEPGGQLELSGELCPDIHCCYGDFARHHEAVAAEAADLGLAFLGLGTQPFTPLENIGWVPKDRYRIMGPYMRRTGDLGQAMMKQSAGLQVNLDFSDEVDWIAKVRVGLLLAPVFYALFANSPLLAGRPSGFLSTRGEIWARTDPERTGLLPEIFQEDAGYASFVDYALDVPMYFIHRQGRYIALTAERLPFRRYLEKGWGEYRATLGDWDLHLSTIFTEVRLRPQIELRSADSLPPVYTLAVAALVKGLLYDAESLDASWRLLHAELYPHLSEVFPASWRVGLKAPVGRRSLGELCLDLLQLAREGLVRRRVANQRGWDETIYLDPIAELAAEGQTLAERLLARWQGSREQKVRILLDHCGFGMNPQPPQGRRSV